A single Halarcobacter anaerophilus DNA region contains:
- a CDS encoding peptide-binding protein, protein MKILIRIFLIQILFFFNSFASTLNLSISSSPSRLNPIIAADSASSEITRWLFNGLLKYDKDGNIVTDLAQSYYFKTDTKLIFKLKKGIKWHDGVEFSADDVIFTYEKIIDKNIYTALKSNYKEVKSVKKIDRYTIEVDYKRAYFKALVIWMVEIIPKHLLENEKNLMSSFFDRKPIGTGPYKIKEFKTGEDIKLFANKEYFDGEPKIEKVHYKFIPDTNTSFLMLKQKQLDIGGLSPLQIDRQINTNFRKNFKIIERPSFSYDYLGFNLRNKKFQDKRVREALSLGINRQELVDILFFGHGEVCKGPFLPGNFAYNENVKAIKPDLQKAKKLLKEAGYDEKNPFSFEIVTSTGGDTRINAAQIIQYQLSQIGVKVTIRVMEWQAFLNTVVFPRNFETVLLGWSLALMPDAYPLWHSDSDRLGGFNLVGYHNKEVDKLIEKGSTTVDMEKLSKIYKKLFTIISNDKPYLFLYIPNSITVVNSKIKNVQPAFIGIMHNQKDWIKPE, encoded by the coding sequence ATGAAGATACTTATTAGAATATTTTTAATACAAATACTGTTTTTTTTTAACAGCTTTGCAAGTACGTTAAATCTATCAATTTCATCAAGTCCCAGTAGATTAAATCCTATTATTGCAGCAGATAGTGCAAGTTCGGAAATTACAAGATGGCTTTTTAACGGTTTGTTAAAATATGACAAAGACGGAAATATAGTAACAGATTTAGCCCAGTCTTATTATTTCAAAACAGATACAAAACTTATTTTCAAACTAAAAAAAGGTATTAAGTGGCACGATGGAGTAGAATTTAGCGCAGATGATGTAATCTTCACATATGAAAAAATTATTGATAAAAATATCTATACTGCTTTAAAATCAAATTATAAAGAGGTAAAATCCGTAAAAAAAATTGACAGATATACAATCGAAGTAGATTACAAAAGAGCTTATTTTAAAGCTTTGGTTATTTGGATGGTAGAGATTATTCCAAAACATCTTTTAGAAAATGAAAAAAATCTTATGAGTTCATTTTTTGATAGAAAACCTATAGGTACGGGTCCATACAAAATAAAAGAGTTTAAAACAGGGGAAGATATTAAACTTTTCGCAAATAAAGAGTATTTTGATGGAGAACCTAAAATAGAAAAGGTTCATTATAAATTTATTCCCGATACAAATACCTCTTTTTTAATGTTAAAACAAAAACAGCTTGATATAGGAGGCTTATCTCCTCTTCAAATAGATAGACAAATAAATACAAATTTTAGAAAAAATTTTAAAATAATCGAAAGACCCAGCTTCTCATATGATTATTTAGGTTTTAATTTAAGAAATAAAAAATTTCAAGATAAAAGAGTAAGAGAGGCTCTATCTTTGGGAATTAACAGACAAGAGTTGGTGGATATTCTCTTTTTCGGTCACGGAGAGGTTTGCAAAGGACCTTTTCTTCCGGGAAATTTTGCTTATAATGAAAACGTAAAAGCTATAAAACCTGATTTACAAAAAGCAAAAAAACTTTTAAAAGAAGCGGGATATGATGAAAAAAATCCTTTCTCTTTTGAAATTGTTACAAGTACAGGCGGAGATACAAGAATAAATGCGGCTCAAATAATTCAATACCAGCTTTCACAAATAGGAGTTAAAGTTACCATAAGAGTTATGGAGTGGCAGGCATTTTTGAATACGGTTGTTTTTCCAAGAAACTTTGAAACTGTTTTATTAGGCTGGAGTCTTGCTCTTATGCCTGACGCATATCCTCTTTGGCATAGTGATTCAGACAGACTTGGAGGATTTAATTTGGTGGGATATCACAATAAAGAAGTAGATAAACTTATTGAAAAAGGTTCTACAACAGTAGATATGGAAAAACTTTCAAAAATTTATAAAAAGCTTTTTACTATTATTTCAAATGACAAACCTTATCTGTTTTTATATATTCCAAACTCTATTACGGTTGTAAATTCAAAAATAAAAAATGTACAGCCTGCTTTTATAGGTATTATGCATAATCAAAAAGATTGGATAAAACCAGAATAG
- a CDS encoding AEC family transporter: MTVFFTLLGKILPLYLSIVLGALSTYFLKCDKETVAKILLFILAPLIVFNATLNVKLDFSVIFLPLFFFLFSTVLAFLLLLFFKKIWDDNTSNLLAFSTATGNTGNIGIPLAILFLEPKYVDIFIFTVLASILYQNSVGYYITAKGNFTAMQSIKKVLKLPVLYAFILGLVLNLWGFKLPEIFSSYSSYLKGAYAILGMMLLGMGMEKIKLNSSFVDMKFISYAMFIKFIIWPATVLVFIFLDKHFLFYLNDKGLYMVMFLFSIVPLAGNTVTVATLLNVKPEKMSLTVFISSLISLFYIPFAVFLYMS, encoded by the coding sequence ATGACAGTTTTTTTTACGCTTTTAGGGAAAATTCTTCCTTTATATCTTAGTATTGTTTTGGGTGCATTAAGTACATACTTTTTAAAATGCGACAAAGAAACAGTTGCTAAGATATTACTTTTTATTTTGGCTCCTCTTATTGTTTTTAATGCAACATTAAATGTGAAATTAGACTTTTCGGTAATTTTTCTGCCTCTGTTTTTTTTCCTTTTTAGTACGGTTCTTGCTTTTTTACTCCTTCTTTTTTTTAAAAAGATTTGGGATGATAATACTTCTAATCTTTTGGCTTTTAGTACGGCAACGGGAAATACGGGGAATATAGGAATTCCTCTGGCAATTTTGTTTTTAGAGCCAAAATATGTAGATATTTTTATATTTACGGTTTTAGCTTCGATTCTTTATCAAAACTCTGTTGGATACTATATTACCGCAAAGGGAAATTTTACGGCTATGCAAAGTATAAAAAAAGTTTTAAAACTCCCTGTTTTATATGCTTTTATTTTAGGGCTTGTTTTAAATTTATGGGGCTTTAAACTGCCTGAAATTTTTTCATCTTATAGCTCTTATTTAAAAGGTGCTTATGCAATTTTGGGAATGATGCTGCTTGGAATGGGAATGGAAAAGATAAAATTAAACAGCTCTTTTGTGGATATGAAATTTATCTCATATGCAATGTTTATTAAATTTATAATCTGGCCTGCAACTGTTTTAGTTTTTATTTTTTTAGATAAACATTTTCTGTTTTATTTAAACGATAAGGGGCTTTATATGGTTATGTTTTTATTTTCTATTGTTCCTCTTGCAGGAAATACGGTTACCGTTGCAACTTTATTGAATGTTAAACCTGAGAAGATGTCCTTAACGGTTTTTATATCTAGTCTGATTTCACTTTTTTATATACCTTTTGCAGTATTTTTATATATGAGTTAA
- the rpsI gene encoding 30S ribosomal protein S9, with product MAKVYATGRRKTSIAKVWLENGNGQLTINGQSLDAWLGGHEAIKKRVMQPLEVSKQESSVNVVVKTLGGGYSAQADAIRHGISRALVAYDEQFRAILKPYGLLTRDARSVERKKYGKKKARKSTQFSKR from the coding sequence ATGGCAAAAGTATATGCAACAGGAAGAAGAAAGACTTCTATAGCTAAAGTATGGTTAGAAAACGGAAACGGTCAACTTACAATCAACGGTCAATCTTTAGATGCATGGTTAGGTGGACATGAAGCAATTAAAAAAAGAGTTATGCAACCACTAGAAGTATCTAAACAAGAATCATCAGTTAATGTTGTTGTTAAAACACTTGGCGGTGGTTACTCAGCACAAGCAGATGCTATCAGACACGGTATTTCAAGAGCTTTAGTTGCTTATGATGAGCAATTCAGAGCTATCTTAAAACCTTACGGTTTATTAACAAGAGATGCAAGATCTGTAGAGAGAAAAAAATACGGAAAGAAAAAAGCGAGAAAATCAACTCAGTTCTCAAAAAGATAA
- the rplM gene encoding 50S ribosomal protein L13, whose product MKFTQMAKANEIERDWIVVDATDKVFGRIITEVATLLRGKHKPSYTPHVDCGDNVIIINASKAKFTGAKIEDKNYYTHSGYFGSTKTHKMSEMLEKNPEKLYKLATRGMLPKTKLGKEMLKKLKVYAGSEHPHTAQIKG is encoded by the coding sequence ATGAAATTTACTCAAATGGCAAAAGCTAACGAAATCGAAAGAGATTGGATAGTAGTAGATGCAACTGATAAAGTTTTTGGTAGAATTATTACTGAAGTTGCAACACTATTAAGAGGAAAACATAAGCCTTCATATACTCCCCATGTAGACTGTGGAGACAATGTAATTATCATCAATGCATCTAAAGCTAAATTTACAGGTGCTAAAATAGAAGATAAAAATTATTACACTCACTCTGGATATTTTGGAAGTACAAAAACTCACAAAATGTCTGAAATGCTAGAAAAAAATCCTGAAAAACTATATAAACTAGCTACAAGAGGTATGTTACCAAAAACAAAACTTGGTAAAGAGATGTTAAAAAAATTAAAAGTATACGCAGGAAGCGAACACCCACACACTGCGCAAATTAAAGGATAA
- a CDS encoding sensor histidine kinase, with protein sequence MLKLHQLFLRTFSLIFLLMLLVLSITIYFWSKHIYLDQIEKNLSQNIDSLSFSFTNLDNVKYIVKTFKAKTGNRITIIDENGVVIADSDKNIKRMENHSNRYEIIHAKYNGYGKKIRFSHTLDQELLYVAKKIVIDDKIYYIRLADYTYKIQDNFTELVYQLIGFIALFLGGFFIVTYYLSLKIKDETNSILDYLIQMSHKRPKQELYSDFCEEFSKITRLLNKVASKLSKKEKQKAKQNAKLKLANRQKDEIISAISHEFKNPIAIITGYAETILNDRDLPEKMQEKFLNKIYSNGNKMSQIIDKLRLTLKLEEGKQSIMTSECSLYSILNEIIPDLKEKYTQRDINIIGEDIIIKVDETLFSMALTNLIENALKYSEDEVVVKITPSTISVIDKGIGIDEEEIKKINQKFYRVSQNGWNNSLGLGLFIVHSILKLHNFELKISSKIHEGSEFSINY encoded by the coding sequence TTGCTAAAATTACATCAACTTTTTTTACGAACTTTTTCACTTATTTTTTTATTAATGTTACTTGTATTAAGTATTACCATATATTTTTGGTCAAAACATATATATTTAGATCAAATAGAGAAAAATCTTTCCCAGAATATCGATTCTCTCTCTTTTTCTTTTACGAATTTGGATAACGTAAAATATATAGTAAAAACCTTTAAAGCAAAAACAGGAAACAGAATTACCATAATAGATGAAAACGGAGTAGTAATCGCAGATAGCGATAAAAACATTAAAAGAATGGAAAACCACTCTAACAGATATGAGATAATTCACGCAAAATATAACGGATACGGTAAAAAAATCAGATTTTCCCATACTTTAGATCAAGAGCTTCTTTATGTTGCAAAAAAAATCGTAATCGATGATAAAATCTATTATATAAGATTAGCCGATTATACATATAAAATCCAAGATAACTTTACCGAGTTAGTATATCAGCTAATAGGTTTTATTGCCCTATTTTTAGGCGGTTTTTTTATTGTTACTTATTATTTAAGTTTAAAAATAAAAGATGAAACAAACTCAATTTTGGATTACTTAATTCAAATGAGCCACAAAAGACCCAAGCAGGAACTCTATTCGGATTTTTGTGAAGAGTTTAGCAAGATAACTAGACTTTTAAACAAAGTAGCAAGTAAATTATCAAAAAAAGAGAAACAAAAAGCAAAACAAAATGCCAAACTAAAACTGGCAAATAGACAAAAAGATGAAATAATATCGGCAATTTCCCATGAATTTAAAAATCCTATCGCAATTATAACGGGATATGCGGAGACTATCTTAAATGATAGGGATTTACCTGAAAAAATGCAAGAAAAGTTTTTAAATAAAATATACTCAAACGGGAATAAAATGTCTCAGATAATTGATAAATTAAGACTAACTTTAAAACTTGAAGAGGGTAAACAAAGTATTATGACAAGCGAATGCTCTTTATACTCTATCTTAAATGAAATTATTCCTGATTTAAAAGAAAAATATACGCAAAGAGATATTAATATAATAGGTGAAGATATTATAATAAAAGTAGATGAAACTCTTTTTTCGATGGCATTAACAAATCTAATAGAAAATGCCCTAAAATATTCGGAAGATGAAGTAGTAGTAAAAATAACCCCCTCAACTATTTCAGTAATAGACAAAGGTATAGGAATAGACGAAGAGGAAATTAAAAAGATTAATCAAAAATTTTACAGAGTATCTCAAAACGGTTGGAACAACTCATTAGGTCTTGGTCTTTTTATTGTTCATTCTATATTAAAACTTCACAATTTTGAGCTTAAAATAAGCAGTAAAATACATGAAGGTTCTGAATTTAGCATAAATTATTAA
- a CDS encoding response regulator transcription factor encodes MNEKLILIVEDEEDILELLEYSLQKEGYETIGFLNVNEKLEKVLDEEKIDLIIMDRNLPGIDGTEFINKIKERGYDTPVIYLTAKDKDEDILEGFDAYADDYITKPFNVKETLARIKAIIRRSNKEVDVLKVRDIVYKAANKKFYINNEEIILTHLEHNLLLEFIKNRDILMTREHLLETVWEDSYDKKLKTVNVAIKRLKAKIDPDGTKDYIKSIRGEGYLFC; translated from the coding sequence ATGAATGAAAAATTAATATTAATAGTAGAAGACGAAGAAGATATTTTAGAACTTTTGGAATACTCTTTACAAAAAGAGGGATATGAAACAATAGGCTTTTTAAACGTAAATGAAAAACTTGAAAAAGTATTAGATGAAGAGAAAATCGATTTAATTATTATGGATAGAAATCTTCCGGGAATAGACGGAACTGAATTTATAAATAAAATAAAAGAGAGAGGTTATGACACCCCTGTAATATATCTTACGGCAAAAGATAAAGATGAAGATATTTTAGAGGGTTTTGACGCTTATGCAGATGATTATATTACCAAACCTTTTAATGTTAAAGAGACTTTGGCAAGAATAAAAGCGATTATTAGAAGATCAAATAAAGAAGTAGATGTTTTAAAAGTAAGAGATATAGTTTATAAAGCAGCAAATAAAAAGTTTTATATCAACAATGAAGAGATTATTTTAACTCATTTAGAACACAATTTACTTTTGGAATTTATAAAAAACAGAGATATTTTAATGACAAGAGAACATCTGCTTGAAACTGTTTGGGAAGATTCTTACGACAAAAAACTAAAAACTGTTAATGTTGCGATAAAAAGATTAAAAGCAAAAATCGATCCTGACGGTACAAAAGATTATATTAAATCAATCAGAGGAGAAGGTTACTTGTTTTGCTAA
- a CDS encoding phosphate-starvation-inducible PsiE family protein — MKKLFSNIKEYFSNNYEVLAAAIIFTIIIVAGFEFYKAIVLMLEFIVVMEVVKMISDFIKKQKLRLRFVIDIFIIFLIRDVIINTSYPNKDYFTILFLLFVIFVFFIFRILAIKYSPGVVKLLKNKKEEND; from the coding sequence ATGAAAAAACTATTTTCAAATATAAAAGAGTATTTCAGCAACAACTATGAAGTTCTTGCCGCAGCAATAATTTTTACGATAATTATTGTTGCGGGATTTGAATTTTACAAAGCAATTGTTTTAATGCTTGAATTTATAGTTGTTATGGAAGTAGTGAAAATGATTTCTGATTTTATCAAAAAACAGAAATTAAGACTTAGGTTCGTAATTGATATATTTATAATTTTTCTAATAAGAGACGTAATTATAAATACCTCTTATCCAAATAAAGACTATTTTACAATACTTTTTCTTCTTTTTGTTATCTTTGTATTCTTTATTTTTAGGATTTTAGCAATAAAATATTCCCCGGGTGTTGTCAAACTTTTGAAAAATAAAAAAGAAGAAAACGATTAG
- a CDS encoding phosphate signaling complex PhoU family protein produces MLKPYEENLQKIREEIYGIGEEIIYANKISLSALKENDLSMLKDVTLSIKNLSIKTNEIDNLIVKTLALYSPEAKDLREMVSYLKITNEMLRAGANSKIFVKTFRQSFTNDLDKHSILEYAIPLLKASNSAFEIAVSLLKETDDKAIEAGFRKVSVEESKTDDLYAIIGKNTLKLISKNIELSKDYFDVLSSLRRLEKTADRAASIANLILFARVGGEIEQAK; encoded by the coding sequence ATGTTAAAACCATATGAAGAAAACTTACAAAAAATAAGAGAAGAAATTTACGGTATAGGTGAAGAGATAATTTATGCAAATAAGATATCTCTTTCTGCATTAAAAGAGAATGACTTATCTATGTTAAAAGATGTGACCTTATCTATAAAAAATCTATCTATAAAAACAAATGAGATAGATAATTTAATAGTAAAAACACTTGCCCTTTACTCTCCTGAGGCAAAAGATTTAAGAGAGATGGTGTCATATCTTAAAATAACAAACGAAATGTTAAGAGCAGGTGCAAACTCTAAAATATTTGTTAAAACATTTAGACAATCTTTTACCAATGACTTGGATAAACACTCAATTTTAGAGTATGCAATTCCTCTATTAAAAGCATCAAACTCTGCTTTTGAAATTGCCGTAAGTTTGTTAAAAGAGACAGATGACAAAGCAATAGAAGCAGGATTTCGAAAAGTAAGCGTAGAAGAGAGTAAAACCGATGATTTATATGCAATAATCGGTAAAAACACTCTAAAACTTATTTCAAAAAATATTGAGTTGTCAAAAGACTATTTTGATGTATTAAGCAGTCTTAGAAGACTTGAAAAAACGGCAGATAGAGCAGCATCCATTGCAAACTTAATTTTATTTGCAAGAGTCGGCGGAGAGATTGAACAAGCAAAATAA
- the pstB gene encoding phosphate ABC transporter ATP-binding protein PstB: protein MSKNKIKVDVKELNLWYGENHALHSITVPLYENKITALIGPSGCGKSTFLRCLNRMNDLISIVKIDGSVVIDGKNIYDKDVDEVSVRKKIGMVFQQPNPFPKSIYDNVSYAPLKHGHVKKGRECDELVEKSLKDAGLWGEVKDKLNDPGTSLSGGQQQRLCIARTIAVKPEVILMDEPTSALDPISTEKIEALMLELKEKYTIITVTHNMQQAARVADYTAFFHLGKLIEYDETDTIFVNPTNKKTEDYITGRFG, encoded by the coding sequence ATGTCAAAAAATAAAATAAAAGTAGATGTAAAAGAATTAAATCTTTGGTATGGAGAGAATCATGCTCTTCATAGCATCACTGTACCACTTTACGAAAATAAAATAACTGCTTTAATCGGACCTTCAGGATGTGGAAAATCTACATTCTTAAGATGCTTAAACAGAATGAATGACTTAATCTCTATAGTTAAAATTGACGGTTCGGTTGTAATTGACGGGAAAAACATTTACGATAAAGATGTAGATGAAGTAAGCGTAAGAAAAAAAATAGGAATGGTTTTTCAACAACCTAACCCTTTTCCTAAATCTATTTACGACAATGTCTCTTATGCTCCTTTAAAACACGGTCATGTAAAAAAAGGAAGAGAATGTGACGAATTAGTTGAAAAATCTTTAAAAGATGCAGGTCTTTGGGGAGAAGTAAAAGATAAATTAAATGACCCGGGAACTTCCCTTTCAGGAGGGCAACAGCAAAGACTTTGTATTGCAAGAACAATAGCGGTTAAACCCGAAGTGATTTTAATGGATGAACCTACATCTGCCCTTGATCCTATTTCAACTGAAAAGATTGAAGCTTTAATGCTTGAATTAAAAGAGAAATATACAATTATAACAGTAACCCATAATATGCAGCAAGCTGCCAGAGTTGCGGATTATACGGCATTTTTTCATCTAGGAAAATTGATTGAATATGATGAAACTGATACGATTTTCGTAAACCCTACAAATAAAAAAACAGAAGATTATATTACAGGAAGGTTCGGATAA
- the pstA gene encoding phosphate ABC transporter permease PstA — translation MIKQNDKHKDNPFYDPTLNKRHRSSKRFKVFTVTSLVFSIAFLAFFLYDMITKGTPAFKQAYLHINVTYSQEAKNNYRKAIDRKYSRVVSRAWLRTVPTQMEENPELIGKTIKTWVLADDQVDQYIKGHYYKLKRKDRALIDDMKAYGEIDLKFSKLFFQNGDSKAPEYAGLKSAIVGSILTLIITMLFAFPVGVMTAIYLEEFADDNKFTQTIEVNINNLAAIPSILFGLLGLAIFINLFGLPRSSPLVGGLTLALMTLPIIIVSSRAALRAVPDSIRQAGYGLGLTKIEVTRDHVLPLAFPGILTGSIIGLAQAMGETAPLIIIGMIAFIPDAPGSILEAATVMPAQLFTWAGMPERMYVEKTAAGIMVLLTILISLNSLAIYLRKKYEVKW, via the coding sequence ATGATAAAACAGAATGACAAACACAAAGATAATCCATTTTATGACCCGACTTTAAACAAAAGACATAGAAGTTCAAAAAGATTTAAAGTATTTACCGTAACATCATTAGTCTTTTCCATTGCTTTCCTTGCTTTTTTTCTTTATGATATGATTACTAAAGGAACTCCCGCATTTAAGCAAGCATATCTGCACATAAACGTAACATACAGCCAGGAAGCTAAAAACAACTATAGAAAAGCAATAGATAGAAAATATTCAAGAGTCGTTTCAAGAGCATGGCTTAGAACCGTTCCTACCCAAATGGAAGAAAATCCGGAACTAATAGGAAAAACTATAAAAACTTGGGTTTTAGCAGATGACCAAGTTGATCAATATATAAAAGGTCACTATTATAAATTGAAAAGAAAAGATAGAGCTCTTATAGATGATATGAAAGCCTACGGAGAAATAGATTTAAAATTTAGTAAACTTTTTTTCCAAAACGGTGACTCAAAGGCACCTGAATATGCAGGGCTTAAATCTGCAATAGTAGGTTCTATTTTAACACTTATTATTACAATGCTTTTTGCTTTTCCAGTAGGAGTAATGACGGCAATCTATCTAGAAGAGTTTGCGGATGACAATAAATTCACCCAAACTATTGAAGTAAATATAAACAATCTGGCAGCAATTCCTTCGATTCTCTTCGGACTTTTAGGGCTTGCAATTTTTATTAATCTTTTCGGTCTGCCTAGATCTTCCCCTTTAGTTGGAGGTTTAACCCTTGCTTTAATGACTCTACCTATAATCATAGTAAGTTCAAGAGCGGCACTAAGAGCGGTTCCCGATTCAATAAGACAAGCGGGATACGGTTTAGGACTTACAAAAATCGAAGTAACAAGAGATCATGTTTTACCCCTTGCATTTCCGGGGATTTTAACAGGTTCAATTATCGGTTTGGCTCAAGCTATGGGTGAAACTGCACCTTTAATTATTATAGGAATGATTGCTTTTATCCCCGATGCTCCGGGTTCGATTTTAGAAGCAGCTACTGTAATGCCTGCTCAACTTTTTACATGGGCAGGTATGCCTGAGAGAATGTATGTTGAAAAAACAGCTGCCGGAATTATGGTGTTATTGACAATCTTAATTTCGCTAAATTCATTGGCAATATATCTTAGAAAAAAATATGAAGTTAAATGGTAA
- the pstC gene encoding phosphate ABC transporter permease subunit PstC, whose product MHSFESKNRTTVIKEKAIKTALIVASTISILTTFGILFSILFEAISFFQLRSFWYFLTGLEWSPGIVGSKFGAVPIFAGTLMITLIAMAVAIPIGLGSAVYLSEYASARTRDYLKPLLEILAGIPTVVYGFFAAITVAPFVVKAASFFGLEATFNSALASGVVMGVMIIPVISSLSDDVIKAVPDSQRKASLGLGMTQGETIKNIVLPSALPGIISATLLGFSKAVGETMIVVMAAGLRPNLSLNPLEDMTTVTVRIVDALVGDQAFNSPETLSAFALGLALFVITLILNIISLTMIRKFKEKYKVNTL is encoded by the coding sequence TTGCATTCATTTGAATCAAAAAACAGAACAACGGTAATTAAAGAGAAAGCTATTAAGACTGCTTTGATTGTTGCCTCAACCATCTCAATCTTAACCACTTTCGGGATTCTCTTTTCTATACTGTTTGAAGCTATCTCATTTTTTCAATTAAGAAGCTTCTGGTATTTTCTAACAGGTCTTGAGTGGTCTCCTGGTATTGTAGGAAGTAAATTCGGTGCTGTTCCTATTTTTGCAGGTACCTTAATGATTACCCTTATTGCTATGGCAGTTGCCATTCCAATCGGTCTTGGAAGTGCTGTATATTTAAGTGAATATGCATCAGCTAGAACAAGAGATTATTTAAAACCTCTTTTAGAAATATTAGCAGGTATTCCGACAGTTGTATACGGATTCTTTGCAGCTATTACAGTAGCCCCTTTTGTTGTTAAAGCCGCATCATTTTTCGGATTAGAAGCCACCTTTAATTCGGCTTTGGCTTCAGGAGTTGTTATGGGAGTTATGATTATCCCCGTTATTTCGTCACTCTCAGATGACGTAATAAAAGCAGTTCCCGATTCACAAAGAAAAGCCTCTTTAGGTCTTGGTATGACTCAAGGTGAAACTATAAAAAACATAGTATTACCTTCAGCGCTTCCGGGAATCATTTCAGCTACGCTTTTAGGTTTTTCAAAAGCTGTGGGAGAGACAATGATTGTTGTTATGGCAGCAGGTCTTAGACCAAACTTATCTCTTAATCCTTTAGAAGATATGACTACAGTAACAGTTAGAATCGTTGATGCATTAGTCGGTGACCAAGCATTTAATTCACCTGAGACTTTATCTGCTTTTGCCTTAGGTCTTGCACTATTTGTTATAACATTGATTTTGAATATTATCTCATTAACAATGATTAGAAAATTTAAAGAAAAATATAAAGTGAATACATTATGA